The proteins below come from a single Miscanthus floridulus cultivar M001 chromosome 1, ASM1932011v1, whole genome shotgun sequence genomic window:
- the LOC136472431 gene encoding premnaspirodiene oxygenase-like, producing MDDSMYNAILLALLAVSILTFLHAGASRRRRLPPGPRTLPVIGSVHHVVNTLVHRRLRDLAAVHGPIMMLKIGPTMPLVVVTSRELAREVLKVQDPNFANRPRLLVGGICGYGWADIIFAPTSDYWRKIRKLCIQEVLSPKRILSFQHIREEEVARQVDAIRAAAAAGAPVNLTRMLYDISSRTISRSSFGEVRPDMPVFQDAIKRVIGLSSGFNVPDLFPRLRDVLGELTGMKRKLREIHRTFDAILVDIIDKSRRERARMVAAGKEVVDENVVDVMLTLQKNDDAWGFPVTDNTIKAVVLDMFAGGTGTSGSSTEWAMSEIVRNPRVMKKLQEEIRRTFRGKETIKETDLRSSDLKYLKLVMKEAIRLHPAAPLLVPRESIDTAELGGYVVPGGSRIVVNAWAISRDPRYWKDPEEFRPERFAEDGAVDFYGLHFEFTPFGAGRRMCPGYNYGLAGMELALLQLMYHFDWRLPPGMDELNMEEAMGLGVRRKNPLMLCATPYVPEPALPVG from the exons ATGGACGACAGCATGTACAACGCCATcctcctggcgctgctggccgtGTCCATCCTGACGTTCCTTCATGCGGGGGCCTCCCGTCGTCGTCGCCTGCCGCCGGGGCCGCGCACGCTGCCGGTGATCGGGAGCGTGCACCACGTGGTGAACACGCTGGTGCACCGCCGCCTGCGTGACCTGGCGGCCGTGCACGGGCCCATCATGATGCTCAAGATCGGTCCCACCATGCCGCTGGTGGTGGTCACCTCGCGGGAGCTGGCGCGCGAGGTGCTCAAGGTGCAGGACCCAAACTTCGCGAACCGGCCGCGGCTGCTGGTGGGCGGCATCTGCGGCTACGGCTGGGCCGACATCATCTTCGCGCCCACCAGCGACTACTGGCGCAAGATCCGCAAGCTGTGCATCCAGGAGGTGCTCAGCCCCAAGCGGATCCTCTCCTTCCAGCACATCcgcgaggaggaggtggcgcggcAGGTGGACGCcatccgcgccgccgccgccgcgggcgcgcCGGTGAACCTCACCAGGATGCTGTACGACATCAGCAGCCGCACCATCTCGAGGTCGTCGTTCGGGGAGGTGCGCCCCGACATGCCCGTGTTCCAGGACGCCATCAAGCGCGTCATCGGCCTGTCCAGCGGCTTCAACGTGCCGGACCTGTTCCCGAGGCTCAGGGACGTGCTCGGCGAGCTCACCGGGATGAAGCGCAAGCTCCGGGAGATACACCGCACGTTCGACGCCATACTCGTCGACATCATCGACAAGAGCCGCCGGGAGCGCGCCCGGATGGTGGCCGCCGGGAAGGAGGTCGTCGACGAGAACGTCGTCGACGTCATGCTCACGTTGCAGAAGAACGACGACGCGTGGGGCTTCCCTGTCACGGACAACACCATCAAAGCTGTCGTcctg GATATGTTCGCCGGCGGCACGGGCACGTCCGGCTCGTCGACGGAGTGGGCCATGTCGGAGATCGTGCGCAACCCGCGCGTGATGAAGAAGCTGCAGGAGGAGATCCGGCGCACGTTCCGCGGGAAGGAGACCATCAAAGAGACGGACCTCCGCAGCAGCGACCTCAAGTACCTGAAGCTGGTCATGAAGGAGGCGATCCGGCTGCACCCGGCGGCGCCGCTGCTGGTGCCCAGGGAGAGCATCGACACGGCGGAGCTCGGCGGCTACGTGGTGCCGGGCGGGTCGCGGATCGTCGTCAACGCGTGGGCGATCTCGCGGGACCCGCGCTACTGGAAGGACCCCGAGGAGTTCAGGCCGGAGCGGTTCGCCGAGGACGGCGCCGTCGACTTCTACGGCCTCCACTTCGAGTTCACGCCGTTCGGGGCCGGCCGCCGGATGTGCCCTGGCTACAACTACGGGCTGGCCGGCATGGAGCTGGCGCTGCTGCAGCTCATGTACCACTTCGACTGGAGGCTTCCCCCCGGCATGGACGAGCTCAACATGGAGGAGGCCATGGGGCTCGGCGTGCGGAGGAAGAACCCTCTCATGCTCTGTGCTACTCCCTACGTCCCTGAGCCGGCGTTGCCCGTGGGCTAG
- the LOC136540389 gene encoding heat shock 70 kDa protein 6, chloroplastic-like, whose translation MATTTFPTSTPFFAAHHQGPRRSRPSISAAVYGRGRRWRPLRVACEKVVGIDLGTTNSAVAAMEGGKPTIVTNAEGARTTPSVVAYTKSGDRLVGQIAKRQAVVNPENTFFSVKRFIGRKMNEVDEESKQVSYRVVRDDNGNVKLDCPAIGKQFAAEEISAQVLRKLVDDASKFLNDKVTKAVITVPAYFNDSQRTATKDAGRIAGLEVLRIINEPTAASLAYGFEKKNNETILVFDLGGGTFDVSVLEVGDGVFEVLSTSGDTHLGGDDFDKRIVDWLAGNFKNDEGIDLLKDKQALQRLTEAAEKAKMELSSLTQTNISLPFITATVDGPKHIETTLTRAKFEELCSDLLDRLRTPVDNALRDAKLQFKDIDEVILVGGSTRIPAVQELVKKMTGKDPNVTVNPDEVVALGAAVQAGVLSGDVSDIVLLDVTPLSLGLETLGGVMTKIIPRNTTLPTSKSEVFSTAADGQTSVEINVLQGEREFVRDNKSLGSFRLDGIPPAPRGVPQIEVKFDIDANGILSVTAVDKGTGKKQDITITGASTLPKDEVERMVDEAEKFAKEDKEKRDAIDTKNQAESVIYQTEKQLKELGDKVPGEVKGKVESKLQELKDAVAGGSTQTMKDAISALNQEVMQIGQSLYSQQGAPGAGPAPGADASAGSAEKPGDEGDVIDADFTDSK comes from the exons ATGGCGACCACGACCTTCCCCACCTCGACCCCATTCTTCGCGGCCCACCACCAGGGCCCCCGCCGGAGCCGGCCCTCCATCTCCGCCGCGGTCTACGGCCGCGGCCGCCGGTGGCGCCCGCTGCGGGTGGCGTGCGAGAAGGTGGTGGGCATCGACCTGGGGACCACCAACTCCGCGGTGGCCGCTATGGAGGGCGGCAAGCCCACGATCGTGACCAACGCCGAGGGGGCGCGGACCACGCCCTCGGTGGTGGCCTACACCAAGTCCGGCGACCGCCTCGTCGGCCAGATCGCCAAGCGCCAGGCCGTGGTCAACCCGGAGAACACCTTCTTCTCCGTCAAGCGCTTCATCGGCCGCAAGATGAACGAGGTCGACGAGGAGTCCAAGCAGGTCTCGTATCGCGTCGTGagggacgacaacggcaacgtcaAGCTCGATTGCCCGGCGATTGGCAAGCAGTTCGCAGCTGAGGAGATCTCCGCGCAG GTGCTGAGAAAGCTGGTGGATGATGCATCAAAGTTTTTGAATGACAAGGTCACAAAGGCAGTGATCACAGTCCCTGCTTACTTCAACGATTCACAAAGGACAGCGACCAAAGATGCTGGCCGCATTGCTGGGCTGGAGGTTCTGCGTATTATAAATGAACCTACCGCCGCATCGCTAGCGTATGGTTTTGAGAAAAAGAACAATGAAACAATTCTGGTTTTTGACCTCGGAGGTGGCACCTTCGATGTTTCAG TTCTTGAAGTTGGTGATGGTGTTTTTGAGGTGCTGTCTACATCGGGTGATACTCACCTTGGTGGTGATGACTTTGACAAG AGAATTGTCGATTGGCTCGCTGGAAACTTCAAGAATGATGAGGGCATTGACTTGCTAAAAGATAAGCAAGCTCTGCAGCGATTGACAGAAGCAGCTGAGAAGGCAAAGATGGAGCTGTCATCTTTGACCCAAACAAACATAAG CTTGCCTTTTATTACAGCTACTGTAGATGGCCCCAAGCATATTGAGACTACTCTTACCAGGGCTAAATTTGAAGAGCTATGCTCAGATCTCCTTGACAG GCTGAGGACCCCTGTGGACAATGCCCTTAGAGATGCAAAGTTGCAATTCAAAGATATTGATGAAGTTATTCTTGTTGGTGGCTCAACTAGAATACCAGCCGTTCAGGAGCTTGTCAAGAAAATGACAGGAAAGGACCCCAATGTGACAGTCAACCCTGATGAGGTTGTTGCACTTGGAGCAGCTGTGCAG GCTGGAGTTTTGTCTGGTGATGTTAGCGACATTGTCCTCCTTGATGTGACCCCCTTGTCCCTTGGTTTGGAGACACTGGGTGGTGTTATGACCAAGATTATCCCACGAAACACGACTCTGCCTACCTCGAAGTCAGAAGTTTTCTCAACGGCTGCTGATGGCCAGACGAGTGTGGAGATCAATGTTCTCCAAGGAGAAAGAGAGTTTGTGAGAGACAACAAGTCTCTTGGTAGCTTCCGGCTTGATGGAATCCCTCCTGCCCCACGTGGTGTTCCGCAGATTGAAGTCAAGTTTGATATTGATGCTAACGGTATCCTTTCTGTCACTGCTGTGGACAAGGGTACAGGGAAGAAGCAGGATATTACAATTACTGGGGCCAGCACTCTGCCAAAGGATGAG GTGGAGAGGATGGTTGACGAAGCTGAGAAGTTTGCAAAGGAGGACAAGGAGAAGAGAGACGCCATTGACACCAAGAACCAAGCCGAGTCAGTCATCTACCAGACCGAGAAGCAACTGAAGGAACTAGGGGACAAGGTCCCAGGTGAAGTCAAGGGGAAGGTCGAGTCAAAGCTGCAAGAGCTCAAGGATGCTGTTGCTGGTGGCTCCACACAGACGATGAAGGACGCCATCAGTGCATTgaaccaggaagtcatgcagatTGGGCAGTCCCTCTATAGCCAGCAGGGTGCCCCAGGCGCAGGACCTGCCCCAGGTGCTGATGCTTCTGCTGGCTCTGCTGAGAAGCCAGGCGACGAAGGCGATGTAATAGACGCTGATTTTACTGACAGCAAGTGA